One genomic window of Aggregatilinea lenta includes the following:
- the hypB gene encoding hydrogenase nickel incorporation protein HypB, translating to MPEIEVVEDIMSVNDRLAAQIQGQMDAAGVLGLNVMASPGGGKTSITRRTIEALKDEVRVGYMDGDVVEIDAQHIARLGVPTTLINTGGDCHLDANKVNLALPRMDLSAIDLLVVENVGNLICPAAWRIGAHLNVVIASVPEGSDKPYKYPAMFRGAHVLILNKIDLLPYIDFDLDYFRHGIEVLNPGLEFFPVSAKTGEGFDAWLDWLRAQVAVKKAAVSA from the coding sequence ATGCCCGAGATTGAAGTCGTCGAAGATATCATGAGCGTAAACGACCGCCTGGCCGCTCAGATCCAGGGCCAGATGGACGCGGCGGGCGTCCTGGGCCTGAACGTCATGGCGTCGCCCGGCGGCGGTAAGACCAGCATCACGCGGCGCACCATTGAAGCCCTCAAGGACGAGGTCCGCGTGGGCTATATGGACGGCGACGTGGTCGAGATCGACGCGCAGCACATCGCGCGGCTGGGTGTGCCGACCACGCTAATCAACACCGGCGGCGACTGCCACCTGGACGCGAACAAGGTCAACCTTGCCCTGCCCCGCATGGACCTGAGTGCCATTGATCTCCTGGTGGTCGAAAACGTGGGCAACCTGATCTGCCCGGCGGCGTGGAGGATCGGCGCTCATCTCAACGTCGTGATCGCCAGCGTGCCCGAAGGCTCCGACAAACCGTATAAGTACCCGGCGATGTTCCGGGGCGCGCACGTCCTGATCCTGAACAAGATCGACCTGCTGCCCTATATCGACTTCGACCTGGACTACTTCCGCCACGGCATCGAGGTGCTCAACCCCGGCCTGGAGTTCTTCCCGGTGTCAGCCAAGACAGGCGAAGGTTTCGACGCGTGGCTGGACTGGCTGCGCGCCCAGGTCGCAGTGAAAAAAGCCGCCGTCAGCGCCTAG
- the hypA gene encoding hydrogenase maturation nickel metallochaperone HypA yields MHEMGITQNLLNIALDHAQRADAVRINSLTIVVGELSSIVDDSVQFYWDFVSQGTIAEKAQLKFKRIPATMRCAGCGQTAPLDRQTYTCPVCGGSSLTVASGDEFFLESIDVDLADSSPVPGSKETSHARD; encoded by the coding sequence ATGCACGAAATGGGCATCACTCAAAATCTACTGAACATCGCCCTCGACCACGCCCAGCGCGCGGACGCCGTGCGCATCAACAGCCTGACGATCGTCGTCGGCGAGCTGTCGAGCATCGTGGACGACTCGGTCCAGTTCTACTGGGACTTCGTCAGCCAGGGCACAATTGCCGAAAAAGCGCAGCTTAAGTTTAAGCGCATCCCGGCGACCATGCGCTGCGCCGGCTGTGGCCAAACCGCCCCACTGGACCGCCAGACATATACCTGCCCGGTCTGCGGCGGCAGCAGCCTCACCGTCGCCAGTGGCGATGAATTCTTTCTGGAAAGTATCGACGTAGACCTGGCCGACAGCAGCCCGGTCCCTGGATCAAAGGAAACCAGCCATGCCCGAGATTGA
- a CDS encoding fatty acyl-AMP ligase produces the protein MLPIRLDHRPATLIASARALALHSGDHTAVTLITPDGNATLTYRAFFDEAARYAHALEEAGVGPQDLVVLVLQHGPDVLHAFWGAMLLGAIPSIFPFLTPKLDPDRYYESVRALVELSEVKAVVTFPDQQPALEAHLRDIPTLGAILNVADLEPAGSLDDYLDRMPAGPDDTAFLQHSSGSTGLQKGVMLSHRAVLNQVAAYSHAIRLTPDDVIASWLPLYHDMGLIAGFVTPIVQGIPLVLMSPFHWVREPAILLHAIQQYGATLCWLPNFAYSFLATRVRPSALEGLDLTSLRAVINCSEPVRADSHRAFTERYTAYGLRPEALATCYAMAENTFAVTQSAVGQPPHVDVVDRDTLMTARVARPAEGDRPAVEMVSCGAPIPNTTIRVVDAERHDLPERHVGEIALRGDCMLSGYYHRAEATEQAITDGWFFTGDLGYVADGELYITGRQKDLIINSGKNIYPQDIENALNDISGVHPGRVVAFGVPNDQLGTEDIAVVCEVETEDIEQQAQIGREIRARIVQTADVMARYVHLVGPKWLLKTSSGKVARAANRQKFLDEQASEE, from the coding sequence ATGCTCCCAATTCGACTTGACCACCGTCCCGCGACGCTGATCGCCAGCGCGCGCGCGCTGGCGCTGCATTCCGGCGATCATACTGCGGTGACGCTGATCACGCCTGACGGAAACGCTACCCTTACCTACCGCGCCTTTTTTGACGAGGCCGCGCGCTATGCCCACGCGCTGGAAGAAGCGGGCGTCGGCCCGCAGGATCTGGTCGTGTTGGTGCTCCAGCACGGGCCAGACGTGCTGCACGCCTTCTGGGGCGCGATGCTGCTGGGTGCGATCCCGTCGATTTTCCCGTTCCTGACGCCCAAGCTCGACCCCGACCGCTACTACGAGAGCGTGCGCGCGCTGGTCGAGCTGTCGGAGGTCAAGGCCGTCGTTACCTTCCCGGACCAGCAGCCTGCCCTCGAAGCGCATCTGCGCGACATCCCAACGCTGGGCGCGATCCTCAACGTGGCGGACCTGGAGCCTGCCGGATCGCTCGACGATTACCTGGATCGCATGCCCGCCGGACCCGACGACACGGCGTTTTTACAGCATTCGTCAGGCAGCACCGGCCTGCAAAAAGGCGTGATGCTCTCCCACCGCGCCGTGTTGAATCAGGTGGCGGCCTACAGCCACGCGATCCGTCTCACGCCCGATGACGTAATTGCCAGTTGGCTGCCCCTCTACCATGATATGGGCCTCATCGCGGGCTTTGTCACTCCGATCGTGCAGGGCATTCCGCTGGTGCTGATGTCGCCCTTCCACTGGGTGCGCGAACCGGCCATTTTGCTGCACGCGATCCAGCAGTACGGCGCGACGCTGTGCTGGCTGCCGAACTTTGCCTACAGCTTCCTGGCGACGCGCGTGCGCCCGTCCGCGCTCGAAGGGCTGGACCTGACCAGCCTGCGCGCCGTGATTAACTGCTCCGAGCCGGTCCGTGCCGACAGTCACCGTGCCTTCACCGAGCGCTACACAGCTTACGGTCTGCGCCCTGAAGCGCTCGCCACGTGTTACGCGATGGCCGAAAACACCTTCGCCGTGACGCAGAGCGCGGTCGGCCAGCCGCCCCACGTGGACGTCGTGGATCGCGACACGCTAATGACCGCCCGCGTCGCCCGCCCCGCCGAGGGCGATCGCCCGGCGGTGGAGATGGTCTCGTGCGGCGCGCCGATCCCCAACACGACGATCCGCGTGGTAGACGCCGAGCGGCACGACCTGCCGGAGCGTCACGTGGGCGAGATCGCGCTGCGCGGCGACTGTATGCTCTCCGGTTACTATCACCGCGCCGAAGCCACGGAACAGGCCATCACGGACGGCTGGTTCTTCACCGGCGACCTGGGCTACGTCGCGGACGGCGAGCTGTACATCACCGGGCGCCAGAAGGACCTGATCATCAACAGCGGCAAGAATATCTACCCGCAGGACATCGAAAACGCGCTGAACGACATCTCCGGCGTGCATCCGGGCCGCGTCGTCGCCTTCGGCGTGCCTAACGACCAGCTTGGCACCGAAGATATCGCCGTCGTGTGCGAAGTCGAAACCGAAGACATCGAGCAGCAGGCGCAGATCGGGCGCGAGATCCGCGCTCGCATCGTGCAAACCGCCGATGTCATGGCGCGCTACGTGCACCTCGTCGGCCCCAAGTGGCTGCTGAAGACGTCCAGCGGCAAGGTCGCCCGCGCCGCCAACCGCCAGAAGTTCCTCGACGAACAGGCCAGCGAAGAATAG
- a CDS encoding alpha/beta hydrolase family protein — translation MNEESNYAAQSEAREKWNTARRRAFYERLSSTLGFAKRPASLLSFEEVQNKLRLTQSNYRGLHQVPLDQIVGSVGRYNDFTRTFLPLIEDDSWRWRRVAEIQVNEGLPPIELYRVGDAYFVKDGNHRVSVARQFGATSIEAYVWEYETPVGGIRPTTNVNELIVKAEYREFLDRTRLDISRPEQNIVLTEPDTYPALETEIELYRRNLERIDSEKRSFEHAAAAWYDMVYTLAVDVIRESGVLDLFPGRTEADLYVWVSRNRRELAERYGQRVSMRDAVSLLVETQQKPSTVERMMQSVGRSVAGLVQSLRPVEAEEKPDSRPPVSQDDPLGKLLAQVEGYQAELKYEGQRGDDWRWWRGEVRGKLWELLGATYTPAEDVEVEIQDRALISGVERFRLMLTAGDGLRLPGYLMRPADLKKPAPGLLVYPGHGAIAQTAGLEYSLQRANALALAQAGYVTLTLEERGFGELSRADHVALDNIARLVGRTWLGITIEDGLRALDYLQTREDVAPDHLGATGLGLGGGLALYSAALDERIRAVVIENYVGGDIDLLHVLGHGCDFVPNLRRFLHLSDIARTIAPRPALYVYPQGREATTLAHRAWDGARPTYETFGIPDRTRFVEHDRGDRYVRTVAKNWFDRWLAEEPDTSVLLWAPREDIVPRQVKRKTR, via the coding sequence ATGAACGAGGAAAGCAACTACGCGGCACAGTCCGAAGCCCGCGAGAAATGGAATACTGCCCGGCGGCGCGCGTTTTACGAGCGCCTGTCGAGCACGCTTGGTTTTGCCAAGCGCCCCGCCAGCTTGCTGTCCTTCGAAGAAGTGCAGAACAAGCTGCGTCTGACCCAAAGCAACTATCGCGGCCTACATCAGGTGCCACTCGATCAAATCGTGGGCAGTGTAGGGCGCTATAACGACTTCACTCGCACGTTTCTACCTCTGATCGAGGACGACAGTTGGCGCTGGCGGCGCGTTGCCGAGATACAGGTCAACGAAGGACTGCCACCCATTGAGCTGTACAGGGTAGGCGACGCGTACTTCGTCAAGGACGGCAATCACCGCGTCTCGGTAGCGCGGCAGTTCGGCGCGACGTCGATCGAGGCGTACGTCTGGGAGTACGAAACGCCGGTGGGCGGCATCCGCCCGACCACCAACGTCAACGAGCTGATCGTCAAGGCCGAGTACCGCGAATTCCTGGACCGGACGCGGCTGGATATCTCCCGGCCCGAACAGAACATCGTGCTCACCGAGCCGGACACCTATCCCGCGCTCGAAACGGAGATCGAGCTGTACCGGCGCAACCTGGAGCGCATCGACAGCGAAAAGCGCAGCTTCGAGCATGCTGCCGCCGCGTGGTACGATATGGTCTATACGCTGGCGGTGGACGTAATCCGCGAGTCCGGCGTGCTGGACCTGTTCCCGGGCCGTACCGAAGCCGACCTGTACGTGTGGGTGTCGCGCAACCGGCGCGAGTTGGCCGAGCGCTACGGACAGCGCGTCTCGATGCGTGATGCGGTGTCGCTGCTGGTCGAAACACAGCAGAAGCCGAGCACGGTGGAGCGCATGATGCAGTCAGTAGGGCGCTCGGTGGCCGGACTGGTGCAGAGCCTGCGTCCGGTGGAAGCCGAGGAGAAGCCCGACTCCAGGCCGCCTGTCTCCCAGGACGATCCGCTGGGCAAGCTGCTGGCACAGGTCGAGGGCTATCAGGCGGAGCTGAAGTATGAGGGGCAGCGCGGCGACGACTGGCGCTGGTGGCGCGGCGAAGTGCGCGGGAAGCTCTGGGAGCTGCTGGGCGCGACGTATACGCCCGCCGAGGATGTCGAGGTGGAGATCCAGGATCGCGCGCTGATCAGCGGCGTGGAGCGCTTCCGCCTGATGCTGACCGCTGGCGACGGGCTGCGCCTGCCGGGCTACCTCATGCGTCCGGCGGACCTCAAGAAGCCTGCGCCGGGGCTGCTGGTCTACCCCGGCCACGGCGCGATTGCGCAGACCGCCGGGCTGGAATACAGCTTGCAGCGGGCCAACGCGCTGGCGCTGGCGCAGGCCGGATATGTCACCCTGACCCTCGAGGAGCGCGGCTTCGGTGAGCTGTCACGCGCCGACCACGTCGCGCTGGATAACATCGCGCGGCTGGTGGGGCGTACGTGGCTCGGCATCACGATCGAGGACGGGCTGCGCGCGCTGGACTACCTGCAAACGCGCGAGGACGTGGCACCCGATCACCTGGGCGCGACCGGCCTGGGACTGGGCGGCGGGCTGGCGCTGTATTCGGCGGCGCTGGACGAGCGCATCCGCGCGGTTGTGATCGAAAATTACGTGGGCGGCGACATCGACCTGCTGCACGTGCTCGGTCACGGCTGCGACTTCGTGCCCAATCTGCGGCGCTTCCTCCATCTTTCGGATATAGCGCGCACAATTGCCCCGCGTCCCGCGTTGTACGTGTATCCCCAGGGACGCGAGGCGACCACGCTGGCGCATCGCGCCTGGGACGGTGCGCGCCCGACCTACGAGACGTTTGGCATTCCCGACCGGACGCGCTTCGTCGAGCACGACCGGGGCGACCGCTACGTGCGGACGGTGGCGAAGAACTGGTTCGACCGCTGGCTGGCCGAGGAGCCGGATACGAGCGTGCTGCTGTGGGCGCCCCGTGAGGACATCGTGCCACGCCAGGTGAAGCGGAAGACACGGTAG